From a single Calothrix sp. NIES-2098 genomic region:
- a CDS encoding two component transcriptional regulator: MRILVVEDDVQLAEMLVEALTDRQYVVDVAQDGEEAWDFIKGLEYDLVVLDITLPKLDGVSFCQRLRSHHHSLPVLMLTARDTLADKVTGLDAGADDYMVKPFEMPELMARIRALLRRNQSATSFSGLSWGDLHLNSSTYEVTYAEQPLHLTPKEFALLELMVSSGRRVLSRTGIIERIWSLNDPPSEETVKSHIKSLRNKLREIGAPDDFIETVHGLGYRLKQI, from the coding sequence ATGCGGATTTTGGTAGTCGAAGATGACGTGCAATTAGCAGAAATGCTAGTGGAAGCCCTCACAGACCGTCAATATGTGGTGGATGTAGCCCAAGACGGTGAAGAAGCATGGGATTTTATTAAGGGGTTGGAATATGACCTAGTGGTGCTAGACATAACCTTACCTAAATTAGACGGTGTAAGTTTTTGTCAACGCTTGCGATCGCATCACCACAGCCTACCAGTCCTGATGTTAACAGCACGCGATACCCTGGCTGATAAAGTTACCGGCTTAGATGCCGGGGCAGATGACTATATGGTAAAGCCTTTTGAAATGCCAGAATTAATGGCTCGCATTCGCGCACTGTTACGCCGCAATCAAAGCGCTACATCTTTTTCAGGCTTGAGTTGGGGCGATTTGCATTTAAATTCCAGCACTTATGAAGTCACCTATGCTGAACAACCCCTACACCTCACACCCAAAGAATTTGCCCTTTTAGAACTTATGGTTTCTAGCGGTCGGCGGGTACTCAGCCGCACCGGAATTATTGAACGCATCTGGTCACTGAACGATCCACCTAGTGAAGAAACTGTGAAATCTCACATTAAGAGTCTCAGAAATAAACTCCGAGAAATAGGTGCTCCTGACGATTTTATTGAAACCGTTCATGGACTAGGCTATCGCTTAAAGCAGATTTAG